One genomic region from Thermodesulfobacteriota bacterium encodes:
- the hypD gene encoding hydrogenase formation protein HypD encodes MKHLDEYRDPHLAGKLIDKIKALSHRPVRLMEVCGTHTVSIFRSGIRSLLPPSITLLSGPGCPVCVTATEEIDKFIKLGQQKDTIVATFGDLVRVPGSSSSLQKERADGADIRVVYSTFDALDIARRNPSRTVVFLAVGFETTAPTIAAAVKETKKEGIGNFYIIPAHKIIPPAMEALLAGGELAIDGFICPGHVSVIIGADAYRPVADKYHIPCVVAGFEPVDILQTIYMLLSQIEEGKAIVEIQYRRAVNFTGNEKALALLSEVFETCDAPWRGLGTIPDSGLRLRDNYRALDIETKFDLTVPRTQDHPGCSCGDILRGVKTPLDCVLYRKVCTPSNPYGPCMVSTEGTCAAYYKYHD; translated from the coding sequence ATGAAACATCTCGATGAATACCGCGATCCGCATCTAGCCGGGAAGTTAATAGATAAAATAAAGGCGTTATCGCACCGGCCGGTCCGGCTTATGGAGGTTTGCGGAACCCACACCGTTTCTATATTCAGAAGCGGGATACGAAGCCTGCTGCCGCCCTCTATTACCCTGCTGTCCGGCCCCGGCTGCCCTGTCTGTGTCACGGCCACGGAGGAAATAGATAAGTTTATCAAGCTCGGCCAACAAAAGGATACGATTGTTGCTACCTTTGGCGACCTGGTACGCGTGCCGGGGTCCTCGTCGTCCCTGCAGAAGGAGCGGGCGGATGGGGCAGATATCCGCGTGGTCTATTCCACATTTGACGCCTTGGACATCGCCCGCCGGAATCCATCCCGCACGGTTGTCTTCCTGGCGGTGGGCTTTGAGACCACTGCGCCGACTATTGCGGCGGCAGTAAAAGAGACCAAAAAAGAAGGAATTGGCAACTTTTATATTATCCCGGCCCATAAGATTATCCCCCCGGCCATGGAGGCCCTTTTGGCCGGCGGAGAGCTGGCCATCGACGGCTTCATCTGCCCGGGGCATGTATCCGTCATCATTGGCGCAGATGCCTACCGGCCGGTCGCCGATAAATATCACATCCCCTGCGTAGTGGCCGGTTTCGAACCCGTAGATATATTGCAGACCATTTACATGTTATTGTCCCAGATTGAAGAGGGAAAGGCTATAGTGGAAATCCAGTACCGGAGGGCGGTCAACTTCACCGGCAATGAAAAGGCATTGGCCCTGCTCTCGGAGGTCTTTGAGACCTGCGACGCGCCATGGCGCGGGCTTGGCACTATACCTGATAGCGGCTTAAGATTAAGGGATAATTACCGCGCCCTGGATATTGAGACAAAGTTCGATCTAACCGTGCCCAGGACCCAGGATCATCCCGGTTGCAGTTGTGGGGACATACTGCGGGGCGTCAAAACCCCGCTTGACTGCGTCCTTTACCGGAAGGTCTGCACGCCTTCCAATCCCTATGGCCCCTGTATGGTCTCGACCGAAGGGACATGCGCAGCCTATTACAAATATCATGATTGA
- the hypE gene encoding hydrogenase expression/formation protein HypE produces MKHDRILLDHGSGGRASHELIASLFLPQFDNEFLREMNDSAVMTIGGTKLAFSTDSYVVDPIFFPGGDIGSLAIHGTVNDLAMRGARPLYLSVGFIIEEGLPMADLKAIAGSMKNAAAEAGVVIATGDTKVVPKGATDKVFINTAGIGIIDPDVNISGQNARPGDKIILSGTIADHGITILTCREGLRFDAPLKSDSAPLNTLVAEMLAASRKINVLRDPTRGGLGTSLNEIAGQSRVGIRVHEETIPVRPEVQAACELLGIDPLYLANEGKLIACAAAQDAEKLIDIMHKNPYGRDACIIGEVISDHPGKVFMKTIIGGNRIVDMLTGEPLPRIC; encoded by the coding sequence ATGAAACACGACCGGATACTTCTCGACCACGGAAGCGGAGGCCGGGCCTCGCATGAGTTGATCGCCTCTCTTTTCCTCCCCCAATTTGATAATGAATTCCTCAGAGAAATGAACGATAGCGCGGTTATGACCATCGGAGGGACCAAACTGGCCTTCTCTACCGATTCTTATGTAGTCGATCCCATTTTCTTTCCCGGCGGGGATATAGGCAGCCTGGCCATACACGGCACGGTAAACGACCTGGCCATGCGCGGGGCCCGGCCGCTCTATCTGAGTGTCGGGTTCATCATAGAAGAAGGGCTCCCCATGGCCGACCTTAAAGCCATAGCCGGCAGCATGAAAAATGCAGCGGCTGAGGCCGGGGTAGTCATTGCTACGGGAGACACCAAGGTTGTGCCCAAAGGCGCTACAGACAAGGTCTTCATAAATACCGCCGGCATCGGGATAATTGATCCGGACGTCAACATCTCCGGACAAAACGCCAGGCCCGGAGACAAGATAATCTTGAGCGGCACCATCGCCGACCACGGCATAACCATCCTTACCTGCCGGGAAGGCCTGCGATTCGATGCCCCCTTAAAGAGCGATTCCGCTCCCTTAAATACCCTGGTGGCCGAGATGCTGGCGGCGAGCCGGAAAATCAACGTCCTCCGCGACCCCACCCGTGGCGGTCTGGGCACATCCCTCAATGAAATCGCCGGACAATCCCGGGTAGGTATCCGTGTCCACGAAGAGACCATACCCGTTCGTCCCGAGGTACAGGCCGCATGCGAACTCTTAGGGATAGACCCGCTCTATTTAGCCAATGAGGGCAAACTGATAGCCTGCGCAGCGGCCCAGGATGCTGAAAAACTAATTGATATTATGCATAAAAATCCCTATGGCCGGGATGCCTGCATTATTGGCGAGGTCATATCCGATCATCCTGGTAAGGTATTTATGAAAACCATTATCGGCGGTAACCGAATC